The following proteins are encoded in a genomic region of Periophthalmus magnuspinnatus isolate fPerMag1 chromosome 10, fPerMag1.2.pri, whole genome shotgun sequence:
- the LOC129456580 gene encoding DNA translocase FtsK 1-like: MHCLPVQTPTGSSCSTDPIYDNCLPHAQSHRTGDTRMEHRGHQLTVPGPRGPRPGPAPGPAVTGARGPGLWPDHSYCSWREDLDCPEYRPELGARGGDTEQRILWRTQDRGPVKRSPSPEHRSTLSFYDNIPDAVTPENLPTFFMETQEHAYQAWAPQRLQGPLEPEVRGPPEPEVQELPEPEVQELPESEVQGPPESEEENLELIPEQEAEACSQPCHAEPWASEEARLRIPPPVPVADPSASALRSLLTSLQQQITRQRDEYEERITSLEQRNEELQMEVIRLKTSLAQQRHWYQMVQTKIVECEKARAGAEQRNAALQREMETFFDTFGELNKEAKKTEHIAKSF, translated from the exons ATGCACTGTCTGCCCGTCCAGACCCCCACAGGCAGCTCCTGCTCCACAGACCCCATCTACGACAACTGTCTGCCCCATGCCCAGAGCCACAGGACAGGGGACACCCGCATGGAGCACAGGGGTCACCAGCTCACCGTCCCGGGGCCCCGAGGCCCTCGGCCCGGGCCGGCTCCGGGTCCCGCTGTGACAGGGGCCCGAGGGCCTGGCCTCTGGCCAGACCACAGTTACTGTAGCTGGAGAGAAGATCTGGACTGTCCAGAATACAGACCGGAGCTGGGGGCTAGAGGAGGAGACACTGAGCAGAGAATCCTCTGGAGAACACAGGACCGAGGTCCAGTGAAGCGCAGCCCCAGCCCCGAGCACAGGAGCACGCTGTCCTTCTACGACAACATCCCTGACGCCGTTACCCCTGAGAACCTGCCAACGTTCTTCATGGAAACACAGGAGCACGCATACCAGGCCTGGGCCCCACAGCGGCTCCAAGGGCCCCTCGAGCCCGAGGTCCGAGGGCCCCCAGAACCTGAGGTCCAAGAGCTCCCCGAGCCTGAGGTCCAAGAGCTCCCCGAGTCTGAGGTCCAAGGGCCCCCCGAGTCTGAGGAAGAGAACCTGGAGCTAATCCCGGAGCAGGAGGCGGAGGCGTGCTCCCAGCCGTGCCACGCTGAGCCCTGGGCCTCAGAGGAGGCCCGTTTGAGGATACCTCCTCCCGTCCCTGTGGCAGACCCTTCGGCCAGCGCCCTGCGGAGCCTCCTGACCAGCCTGCAGCAGCAGATCACCCGGCAGAGGGACGAGTACGAGGAGCGCATCACCAG CCTGGAGCAGAGGAACGAGGAGCTGCAGATGGAGGTGATCCGTCTGAAAACGAGCCTGGCCCAACAGCGTCACTGGTACCAGATGGTTCAGACCAAGATCGTAGAGTGTGAAAAAGCCCGAGCCGGCGCCGAACAGCGAAACGCCGCTCtgcagagggagatggagacGTTCTTTGATACTTTTGGAGAGCTCAACAAAGAGGCCAAGAAGACTGAGCACATCGCCAAGAGCTTTTGA
- the mapk9 gene encoding mitogen-activated protein kinase 9 translates to MSEADTQFYSVQVGDSTFTVLQRYQQLRAIGSGAQGIVCSALDSVLGIPVAVKKLCRPFQNQTHAKRAYRELVLLKCVNHKNIIRLINVFTPQKSLEEFQDLYLVMELMDASLCQVIHMDLDHERMSYLLYQILCGIRHLHSAGIIHRDLKPSNIVVKSDCTLKILDFGLARTACTNFMMTPYVVTRYYRAPEVILGMKYKENVDIWSVGCIMGEMVKGSVIFQGTDHIDQWNKVIEVLGTPSLEFMNRLMETVRNYVMNKPQYPGVSFSELFPDWAFPSEAEHDKLKTCQARDLLSKMLVIDPESRISVEEALNHPYIHVWYDPAEADAPPPQISDKQLEEREHSIEQWKELIYEEVMDWEERNKNGLMKEECSDVVSGSASQSSSANDISSMSTEHTLASDTDSSSIDTLTGPLDECQ, encoded by the exons ATGAGTGAGGCGGACACACAGTTTTACAGTGTCCAGGTGGGCGACTCCACCTTCACTGTTCTCCAGCGCTACCAGCAGCTGCGCGCCATCGGCTCCGGCGCCCAGGGCATCGTCTG CTCGGCCTTGGACTCTGTTCTGGGGATTCCAGTGGCTGTGAAGAAGCTGTGTCGACCGTTTCAGAACCAGACCCACGCCAAACGGGCCTACAGAGAACTGGTTCTGCTCAAATGTGTCAACCACAAGAAT ATCATTCGTCTGATCAATGTGTTCACGCCTCAAAAGTCTCTGGAGGAGTTTCAGGATCT GTACCTGGTGATGGAGCTGATGGATGCCAGTCTGTGCCAGGTGATACACATGGACCTGGACCACGAGAGGATGTCCTACCTGCTCTACCAGATCCTCTGTGGCATCAGACACCTGCACTCCGCTGGCATCATCCACAGG GATCTGAAGCCGAGTAACATCGTGGTGAAGTCCGACTGCACGCTGAAGATCCTGGACTTTGGTTTGGCCAGGACGGCCTGCACGAACTTCATGATGACCCCGTATGTGGTGACCAGATACTACAGGGCCCCAGAGGTCATCCTGGGGATGAAGTACAAGGAGAACG TGGACATCTGGTCAGTGGGGTGCATCATGGGAGAAATGGTCAAAGGCAGCGTCATCTTCCAGGGGACCGACC ATATCGACCAGTGGAATAAGGTCATCGAGGTCCTGGGCACGCCCAGTCTGGAGTTCATGAACCGCCTGATGGAGACGGTCAGAAACTACGTGATGAACAAGCCGCAGTATCCGGGGGTCAGCTTCAGCGAGCTGTTTCCTGATTGGGCGTTTCCTTCCGAGGCCGAACACGACAAACTCAAGA CGTGTCAGGCCCGGGACCTGCTGTCCAAAATGCTGGTCATCGATCCCGAGAGCCGTATCTCCGTGGAGGAGGCGCTAAACCATCCCTACATCCACGTTTGGTACGACCCGGCCGAGGCGGACGCC CCGCCTCCTCAGATCTCGGATAAGcagctggaggagagagagcacagcATCGAGCAGTGGAAAG aaCTCATTTATGAAGAAGTGATGGACTGGGAAGAAAGGAACAAGAACGGACTGATGAAAGAAGAGTGTTCAG ATGTGGTGTCGGGTTCCGCCTCCCAGTCGTCGTCGGCCAACGACATCTCGTCCATGTCCACGGAGCACACCTTGGCGTCGGACACGGACAGCAGCAGCATCGACACGCTGACCGGCCCGCTGGACGAGTGCCAGTGA